The following proteins are co-located in the Polystyrenella longa genome:
- the alaS gene encoding alanine--tRNA ligase gives MLTNELREKYLEFFESKGCIRRPSDVLIPKDDKTVLFTPAGMNQFKNQFLGIGKLDFTRATTCQKCLRTGDIENVGVTAYHHTFFEMLGNFSFGDYFKREAIHWAWEFLTDKKWLGLNADKLTVTVFQEDDEAFDIWNKEIKLDSSRIRRDNEYENFWPAGAPTEGPDGVCGPCSEIFYHPDKGQKEVEIWNLVFTQFNRVGDPPDNLRPLPKKNIDTGMGLERCAAVLQGVESNFEIDTLRQLCEAAADTVKVKYDFHNPEGRAIRRIADHVRAITMCIHEGAVPGSDKESYVIRQLLRRAVLEGYLLGRETPFLSTLVPKVVEIMKQPYPELTETVQSVSDIIHEEESQFLDTVERGVNRFNQIVQKSDVQSSKTISGDDAFDLHQTYGFLVELTVAMAKKNGVEVDRLAFENRVKEQKNISGSGLFANSVMSAGPLDSIRNEAGATIFKGYDSSTCEAKVVGLIRDEKQIEKVDSPNHADRVGVILDQSPFYGEAGGQVGDVGTFSSDDTQFEVVDTQRHGDLLVHIGKLKAGTIKLGQKVTAVVKGERRAGIQRAHSATHILHHALHQVLGKHATQRGSKVQQDELRFDFAHRSSMTREEIDRVEDIVNQRIAEGASVHTQLLPIEEARKLGAMALFGEKYPDEVRVVKMGEFSTELCGGTHLTSTGQVGLCKVISEEPVGKGVRRITAYTGEKAVEQMRQSDELLRELSQLLKTPQVQDLPQRIQTLQDELKSVKQQLAAQSKQSVSGVLDELLSQAEEVNGVKVITYQPENADRDMLREFADQLRASRTPVAVLLGAEIDGKVALLATVSKELIKQGVKANDCIKVASKVAGGGGGGRPDLAEAGGRFIDKIPEALEAGAAFYKEQLG, from the coding sequence ATGCTTACCAACGAACTTCGTGAAAAATACCTGGAATTTTTTGAATCCAAAGGGTGTATCCGCCGTCCGTCGGACGTGTTGATCCCCAAGGATGACAAAACGGTACTGTTCACTCCGGCCGGAATGAATCAGTTTAAAAATCAGTTTCTGGGAATCGGTAAGCTCGATTTCACTCGGGCCACGACCTGTCAGAAATGCCTGCGAACGGGCGATATTGAAAACGTGGGGGTAACTGCCTATCACCACACGTTCTTTGAAATGTTGGGTAACTTTTCGTTTGGAGATTACTTCAAACGAGAAGCAATTCACTGGGCTTGGGAGTTTCTGACAGACAAGAAATGGTTGGGGCTCAATGCGGATAAGCTCACCGTCACTGTTTTCCAGGAAGACGATGAAGCTTTCGATATCTGGAACAAAGAAATCAAACTCGATTCCAGTCGTATTCGACGCGACAACGAGTACGAAAACTTCTGGCCTGCTGGAGCTCCTACGGAAGGACCTGATGGAGTCTGTGGTCCCTGTAGCGAAATCTTCTATCATCCCGATAAGGGACAAAAAGAAGTCGAGATCTGGAACCTCGTTTTCACGCAGTTCAATCGAGTAGGCGACCCACCCGACAACTTGCGACCACTGCCGAAGAAAAACATCGATACCGGAATGGGGCTGGAGCGATGTGCCGCTGTCCTGCAGGGAGTCGAATCCAATTTTGAGATCGATACGTTGCGACAGTTGTGTGAAGCTGCTGCGGATACCGTGAAGGTCAAATACGATTTCCATAACCCGGAAGGTCGCGCGATCCGTCGTATTGCCGATCATGTTCGTGCGATTACGATGTGCATCCATGAAGGCGCGGTACCGGGAAGTGACAAGGAAAGCTATGTCATCCGGCAACTGCTTCGCCGGGCTGTTTTGGAAGGTTACCTGTTGGGCCGCGAAACGCCGTTTCTTTCGACGCTTGTGCCCAAGGTGGTCGAGATCATGAAGCAGCCTTACCCCGAACTGACGGAAACAGTTCAGTCCGTATCGGACATTATCCACGAAGAAGAAAGTCAGTTCCTGGATACGGTTGAACGAGGCGTGAATCGGTTTAACCAGATCGTGCAGAAATCAGACGTACAAAGTAGTAAGACGATTTCAGGAGATGACGCTTTCGATCTGCACCAGACATATGGATTTCTGGTGGAATTGACAGTCGCAATGGCCAAAAAGAATGGGGTGGAAGTCGATCGCCTTGCGTTCGAAAACCGGGTCAAAGAACAGAAAAACATTAGCGGTTCTGGCCTGTTTGCTAATTCCGTCATGTCCGCAGGTCCGCTCGATTCAATTCGGAATGAAGCGGGTGCGACTATATTCAAAGGTTATGACTCGTCGACCTGTGAAGCTAAAGTCGTCGGTCTAATTCGCGATGAAAAACAAATTGAAAAAGTTGATTCGCCTAACCATGCCGACCGTGTCGGTGTGATTCTTGATCAGTCACCGTTCTATGGAGAAGCGGGTGGTCAGGTTGGCGATGTTGGGACTTTTTCCAGCGACGATACTCAGTTTGAAGTCGTTGATACTCAGCGGCATGGCGACTTACTGGTTCACATTGGCAAACTGAAAGCGGGTACAATTAAGCTTGGCCAGAAAGTCACCGCGGTAGTCAAAGGCGAACGTCGCGCCGGCATTCAACGGGCTCACTCGGCGACTCACATTCTGCATCATGCATTGCATCAAGTGCTCGGCAAGCACGCGACCCAGCGTGGATCGAAAGTGCAACAAGATGAGCTACGATTTGACTTCGCCCATCGTTCGTCCATGACACGCGAGGAGATTGATCGAGTTGAAGATATTGTGAACCAGCGCATCGCCGAAGGGGCGTCGGTCCACACTCAATTGCTGCCCATTGAAGAGGCACGTAAACTTGGAGCCATGGCTCTCTTCGGAGAGAAATATCCGGATGAAGTTCGAGTCGTGAAAATGGGTGAGTTCAGTACCGAGCTCTGCGGTGGAACGCACCTGACCAGCACTGGTCAGGTGGGGCTCTGTAAGGTGATCAGCGAAGAGCCTGTCGGGAAAGGGGTTCGTCGAATCACGGCCTACACAGGCGAGAAAGCGGTCGAACAGATGCGGCAGTCGGACGAACTGCTGCGGGAGCTGAGTCAGTTACTCAAAACGCCACAGGTCCAGGATCTTCCACAACGTATTCAGACTTTGCAAGATGAACTAAAATCGGTTAAACAGCAATTGGCGGCTCAATCGAAACAGTCTGTATCCGGAGTTCTGGACGAGCTGTTGAGTCAGGCAGAAGAAGTGAACGGCGTGAAGGTCATTACCTATCAACCCGAAAACGCCGATCGTGATATGCTTCGAGAGTTTGCCGATCAACTTCGTGCTTCTCGTACTCCCGTTGCCGTTCTATTGGGAGCGGAAATCGATGGCAAAGTGGCTTTGCTGGCGACGGTCAGCAAAGAGCTGATCAAACAGGGTGTCAAAGCGAACGACTGCATCAAAGTCGCTTCTAAAGTGGCTGGTGGTGGTGGCGGAGGCCGCCCCGATTTGGCCGAAGCGGGAGGCCGTTTTATTGATAAAATCCCGGAAGCCCTGGAAGCAGGTGCCGCGTTCTATAAAGAGCAGCTGGGATAA
- the cyaB gene encoding class IV adenylate cyclase yields MTYEVELKFELKDRDAIRVALQKLGAVEQATEVQQDHYFNHPQRDFAQTDEAFRIRSSGEQNRVTYKGPILDSQTKTRKEIEIPFASGQSTVTQLEEMLVDLGFRPVYKVTKTRTSFSLEWENRHLEITLDRVNQVGDYLEIETMTNEADRDEGREAILKLAKHLGFKHPERRSYLRLLLEKLEIDGTADV; encoded by the coding sequence ATGACGTATGAAGTCGAGTTGAAGTTCGAATTGAAAGATCGCGATGCGATCAGGGTTGCCCTGCAAAAGCTGGGAGCTGTTGAACAGGCTACAGAGGTGCAGCAGGATCATTATTTCAACCATCCTCAGCGAGACTTCGCTCAAACGGACGAAGCGTTTCGCATTCGCTCTAGCGGTGAACAGAATCGAGTCACCTATAAGGGACCAATCCTCGACAGCCAGACGAAGACCCGTAAGGAAATTGAAATCCCCTTTGCTTCAGGTCAGTCAACAGTCACTCAGCTTGAAGAAATGCTTGTCGATCTCGGTTTTAGACCTGTCTACAAAGTGACCAAGACACGAACCAGTTTCTCACTTGAGTGGGAAAATCGGCATCTGGAAATCACTCTCGATCGAGTTAATCAGGTGGGAGACTATCTGGAAATTGAAACGATGACCAATGAAGCGGACCGTGACGAAGGACGCGAGGCGATTTTAAAACTAGCGAAGCATCTCGGATTCAAGCACCCGGAACGACGCTCCTATTTAAGATTGCTTCTAGAAAAACTGGAAATCGATGGTACTGCCGACGTTTGA
- a CDS encoding response regulator: MKTVFTTGEAAKICKVSQQTIIRCFDSGQLKGFRVPGSRFRRIPRDILFKFMKDNGIPTDALESGRRKALIVDDDEELVELIRDALELDSRFEVRVANNGFDAGMMVKEYHPDIIVLDVMLPDINGKEVCHRVRSDSTLDDVKIICISGMVEADKIQELIKSGANEFMQKPFEIEKLIEHVCHLLDMEPVEAA, encoded by the coding sequence ATGAAAACAGTTTTTACAACCGGCGAGGCCGCAAAGATTTGCAAGGTCAGCCAACAAACAATCATTCGCTGTTTTGATTCAGGCCAGTTGAAGGGTTTTCGCGTACCAGGTAGCCGTTTTCGCCGCATTCCGCGCGACATTCTCTTTAAGTTCATGAAAGACAATGGCATCCCAACCGATGCTTTGGAAAGCGGACGCCGCAAAGCCTTAATTGTCGATGATGACGAGGAATTGGTAGAATTGATCCGCGACGCTCTGGAACTCGATTCCCGTTTCGAGGTCCGTGTGGCGAACAATGGATTTGATGCTGGAATGATGGTGAAAGAATATCATCCCGATATCATCGTCCTGGACGTGATGCTGCCGGACATTAATGGTAAAGAAGTTTGCCACCGTGTTCGATCTGACTCCACGCTCGACGATGTCAAAATCATTTGCATTAGCGGGATGGTCGAGGCGGACAAGATTCAGGAATTGATCAAGTCGGGTGCCAATGAATTTATGCAGAAGCCCTTCGAAATTGAAAAACTGATTGAACATGTTTGCCACCTGCTCGATATGGAGCCAGTGGAAGCAGCCTGA
- a CDS encoding ATP-binding protein, with amino-acid sequence MSLSADTLSTASSNTTETSLVNRLSQRYWQLMPTLDFPNALQRVVEIWWEETTSHAVLLITPSPGEQSLWFHFYDQQRSIVELGTKFPCDSDWAENFLALVEQQWGEFFPASDLHQLQFIPLHISGPVRGMLACAIPVSSLSDDFEKAAEVTCRFLEQVRLAHRPASLVQLQELKLQSLAEFAAGAGHEINNPLATISGRAQLLLKNEADPERREMLTNIGAQALRIRDMIGDLMLFGRPPVPQFESVPLREVFDDVIRKLKARFGNEISFEIASSEDYFLLADRTQLEQVVCSLLENGLIHSPDDTEKILRIEYRPGYEGRVQIEITSPGSSLSDLNQLHMFDPFYSGQQAGRGLGFGLSKAWQIARLHDATIAVSSHPSQGTKVTVHWPKASEKTTHQPI; translated from the coding sequence ATGTCCTTGTCCGCCGATACCCTATCGACTGCGTCGTCTAATACAACAGAGACCAGTCTCGTCAATCGGTTGAGCCAGCGATACTGGCAACTCATGCCGACCCTCGATTTCCCAAATGCGCTGCAACGCGTCGTGGAAATTTGGTGGGAAGAGACGACATCCCACGCCGTTCTCCTGATCACCCCCAGTCCGGGGGAGCAGTCTCTGTGGTTTCATTTTTATGATCAACAGAGATCGATCGTGGAATTGGGCACGAAGTTTCCGTGTGACAGTGACTGGGCGGAAAACTTCCTCGCTTTAGTGGAACAACAATGGGGCGAATTTTTTCCTGCCTCCGACCTTCACCAACTCCAGTTCATTCCACTACACATTTCCGGCCCCGTCCGGGGAATGCTCGCCTGCGCAATCCCCGTCTCTTCTCTATCGGATGATTTCGAAAAAGCAGCCGAAGTCACCTGCCGATTTTTAGAACAGGTCCGTCTGGCACATCGTCCGGCATCGCTCGTTCAACTCCAGGAACTCAAACTGCAGTCCCTGGCAGAATTCGCAGCCGGGGCAGGGCACGAAATCAACAACCCCCTGGCGACCATAAGCGGTCGCGCTCAACTGCTCTTAAAGAATGAGGCCGATCCGGAACGTCGAGAGATGCTTACCAACATCGGAGCTCAAGCTCTGCGAATCCGCGATATGATTGGTGACTTAATGCTTTTCGGTCGCCCACCGGTTCCGCAATTTGAATCTGTTCCACTGCGGGAAGTTTTCGATGATGTCATCCGGAAATTAAAAGCACGTTTTGGAAATGAGATCTCATTCGAGATCGCTTCGTCTGAAGACTACTTTTTGCTTGCCGACCGAACGCAACTGGAGCAAGTCGTCTGTTCTCTTCTGGAAAACGGATTGATCCACAGTCCGGATGATACAGAGAAAATATTGCGAATCGAATACCGTCCTGGTTATGAGGGTCGAGTCCAGATTGAGATTACCAGTCCGGGCAGCAGCCTGTCCGACTTGAACCAACTACATATGTTTGATCCGTTTTACTCGGGGCAACAGGCCGGACGGGGACTTGGCTTCGGCCTCTCCAAAGCCTGGCAAATTGCCCGCCTGCACGACGCCACCATCGCGGTCAGCTCCCATCCCTCTCAGGGAACAAAAGTAACCGTCCATTGGCCCAAAGCCTCTGAAAAGACGACGCACCAGCCAATTTAG
- the tpx gene encoding thiol peroxidase has protein sequence MSDVRTAAVTLKGNPVDLAGKALQAGDTAPEFKLQNNGLEEVTLASSAGKTRIIATVPSLDTSVCHAETKKFNDEAANLENAEVLVVSMDLPFGQKRWCGAENAEDIVTLSGHQSTQFGEDYGVLISGGPLNRCLARAIFVVDADGKLSYVEYCAEIAEHPNYDAVLAAAK, from the coding sequence ATGTCAGACGTCCGGACTGCTGCTGTCACTCTTAAAGGAAACCCCGTTGATCTTGCAGGCAAAGCACTGCAGGCAGGCGACACCGCTCCCGAGTTCAAGTTGCAGAACAATGGCTTGGAAGAAGTGACTCTGGCTTCCTCTGCCGGGAAAACCCGTATTATTGCAACGGTTCCCTCATTAGACACCTCTGTATGCCATGCGGAGACCAAAAAATTCAATGATGAAGCTGCTAATCTTGAAAATGCCGAGGTTCTGGTTGTCAGCATGGACCTTCCCTTCGGTCAGAAACGCTGGTGCGGTGCTGAGAACGCCGAAGACATCGTCACACTCAGCGGCCACCAGTCGACTCAGTTTGGTGAAGACTATGGCGTTCTGATCAGCGGTGGGCCTTTGAATCGCTGCCTGGCACGTGCAATCTTCGTTGTCGATGCCGACGGAAAACTGAGCTACGTCGAATACTGTGCTGAAATCGCTGAGCATCCGAATTACGATGCTGTCCTTGCGGCTGCCAAATAA
- a CDS encoding DUF971 domain-containing protein encodes MAAPPQNIRALKDKSVLEIVWPLERVDQLPFQFLRGRCPCAVCVNELTGVRMVGPENIGSDVHPVKMGFSGNYALTVEWSDGHHTGLFTWDYLETISNEWRDANA; translated from the coding sequence ATGGCCGCTCCTCCTCAGAATATTCGAGCTTTGAAAGACAAGTCTGTCCTGGAAATCGTTTGGCCATTAGAAAGGGTCGATCAACTTCCTTTCCAATTCCTGAGGGGAAGATGCCCCTGTGCTGTTTGCGTTAACGAACTTACTGGTGTCCGTATGGTCGGGCCGGAAAATATTGGCAGTGACGTGCACCCTGTGAAAATGGGCTTTTCCGGTAACTATGCTTTAACAGTCGAGTGGAGTGACGGTCATCATACCGGTTTATTTACCTGGGATTACCTCGAAACGATTTCAAACGAATGGCGCGATGCAAACGCCTGA
- the mnmG gene encoding tRNA uridine-5-carboxymethylaminomethyl(34) synthesis enzyme MnmG, protein MTNSTYEYDALVIGAGHAGIEAALASARLGAKTALLTMSCDTVGAMSCNPAIGGVAKGQIVREIDALGGEMGLVIDENSIQFRMLNLSKGPAMHSPRAQADKKAYQFSMKNRVELQDNLTLRQEVVETLLVENNVIQGIRVRGDAIYHAPAVILTTGTFLQAIMHTGEAKSQGGRAGEGTTGTLSDSLRQLGFELERFKTGTPARINGRTIDYSVVQAQPGDENPVPFSFMNDRITQPQMECFLTETNEAVHEAIRENLHRAPMYSGQINSTGPRYCPSIEDKVVRFADKTSHQIFLEPEGRNTQEVYCNGISTSLPRDVQDQMIHSIRGLEKAEIMRYGYAVEYDFAPPTQLTPTLETKAVQGLYFAGQLNGTTGYEEAAGQGLIAGINAALKLRGDEPFVLDRNQAYLGVLIDDLVTKGVDEPYRMFTSRAEYRLLLRHDNADRRLTPLAAEIGLASADRIARLKKYEVEIDHALEILRTERYHGNSLEDRLRRQDADWSSLCQISPRLAELEISERARDQVCIETKYSGYIRRQLADVEKQAKITQLRIPEALNYKGITQLRIEAREKLDRVRPINLGQASRISGITPADLAVVTMYLKQPR, encoded by the coding sequence ATGACAAATAGTACCTACGAATATGATGCCCTGGTGATTGGTGCCGGGCACGCCGGAATTGAAGCCGCGCTTGCTTCCGCACGCCTGGGCGCGAAAACCGCTCTACTAACGATGAGCTGCGATACAGTCGGTGCCATGAGTTGCAACCCGGCAATCGGAGGTGTCGCCAAGGGACAGATCGTACGCGAGATCGATGCGCTCGGTGGAGAAATGGGGCTCGTCATCGACGAGAACAGTATTCAGTTCCGCATGTTAAATCTGAGCAAAGGCCCCGCGATGCATTCTCCGCGCGCGCAAGCCGATAAAAAGGCCTATCAGTTCAGCATGAAAAACCGCGTGGAATTGCAGGACAATCTGACTCTCCGACAGGAAGTCGTCGAAACGCTCCTTGTAGAAAACAATGTCATTCAAGGCATCCGTGTCCGTGGTGACGCGATCTACCACGCACCAGCAGTGATCCTGACGACGGGTACTTTCCTGCAGGCGATCATGCACACGGGCGAAGCGAAAAGCCAGGGGGGACGCGCGGGGGAAGGAACGACCGGTACGTTATCTGATTCTCTCCGACAACTCGGATTTGAACTCGAACGATTCAAAACAGGAACTCCCGCACGGATAAATGGTCGAACGATCGATTATTCGGTTGTCCAGGCACAACCTGGAGATGAAAACCCGGTTCCGTTCTCATTCATGAACGACCGCATCACTCAGCCGCAAATGGAATGCTTCCTGACCGAAACGAACGAAGCCGTTCACGAAGCCATTCGCGAAAACCTACACCGCGCTCCGATGTATAGCGGCCAGATCAACTCTACTGGTCCCCGTTACTGCCCCTCCATCGAAGACAAAGTCGTACGGTTCGCAGATAAGACCTCGCACCAGATTTTTCTGGAACCGGAAGGTCGCAATACTCAAGAAGTTTACTGCAACGGTATCTCGACGAGTTTGCCGCGCGATGTTCAGGACCAGATGATTCATTCGATTCGCGGACTCGAAAAAGCGGAGATTATGCGTTACGGATATGCTGTTGAATATGACTTCGCTCCACCAACTCAGTTGACCCCCACACTCGAAACAAAAGCCGTTCAAGGTTTGTATTTCGCGGGCCAGCTCAATGGGACCACGGGATACGAAGAAGCAGCAGGGCAGGGGCTCATCGCGGGAATCAATGCCGCCCTTAAACTGCGGGGAGATGAACCCTTTGTTCTTGATCGTAACCAGGCGTATCTCGGTGTTTTAATTGACGACCTCGTAACCAAAGGGGTCGACGAACCCTACCGCATGTTTACTTCTCGTGCCGAGTACCGTCTGCTTTTACGTCATGATAATGCAGATCGACGCTTGACGCCTCTTGCTGCCGAGATTGGCCTGGCCTCTGCTGACCGCATAGCTCGACTTAAGAAGTATGAAGTCGAGATCGATCATGCTCTCGAAATCCTACGCACCGAGCGATACCACGGGAACTCACTGGAAGACCGCTTGCGGCGTCAGGATGCCGACTGGTCCTCTCTCTGTCAGATCTCTCCCCGTCTTGCTGAATTGGAGATTTCCGAACGAGCACGCGATCAGGTCTGTATTGAGACCAAGTATTCGGGTTACATCCGCCGCCAGTTGGCCGACGTTGAAAAGCAGGCCAAGATCACACAGCTTCGAATTCCGGAGGCGCTCAACTACAAGGGAATTACCCAATTACGAATCGAGGCCCGTGAGAAGCTCGATCGGGTACGTCCAATCAATTTGGGGCAGGCCTCTCGCATCAGTGGAATTACGCCCGCCGACTTGGCCGTGGTGACGATGTATCTAAAGCAGCCTCGCTGA
- the recA gene encoding recombinase RecA, with product MAKARSRKAPSAPKNEPPDTMLDNALGQIEKAFGKGSIMKLSGSAAGRIPGISTGALSLDLALGGQGIPRGRIVEFYGPESSGKTTLALHVIASAQKTGGVAAFIDAEHALDPTWAKRLGVKLEDLLVSQPSYGEEALQIAEMLIKSNAVDVIVIDSVAALVPKTELDGEIGDTHVGLQARMMSQAMRKLTGAISRSKTSVIFINQIREKIGVMFGSPETTPGGRALKFYSTCRIDLRRVSTLKDGDATAGIRMKAKIVKNKVAPPFRVTEFDMLVTSGISYEGDIIDMAVEDRIIKQSGSWFSYGETRLGQGRDRVREFLKENPETTEEIRQLILEFRGFAAPAEGAEGDSEEATTEEASSK from the coding sequence ATGGCCAAAGCAAGATCTCGCAAAGCTCCCTCTGCTCCTAAGAACGAGCCTCCCGATACTATGCTGGATAATGCTCTCGGCCAGATCGAGAAAGCATTCGGCAAAGGGTCTATTATGAAACTTTCGGGGTCGGCAGCAGGCCGAATCCCGGGAATTTCAACCGGAGCCCTTTCACTGGACCTGGCTCTCGGTGGCCAGGGGATTCCCCGCGGACGTATCGTCGAATTTTACGGCCCGGAATCAAGTGGTAAAACCACGTTGGCTCTGCATGTCATTGCTAGTGCCCAGAAGACAGGAGGTGTCGCTGCTTTCATCGATGCTGAGCACGCACTTGATCCTACCTGGGCGAAACGACTTGGTGTAAAGCTCGAGGATTTACTGGTTAGTCAGCCCTCTTATGGTGAAGAGGCTCTGCAGATTGCCGAGATGCTGATCAAGTCTAACGCCGTCGATGTGATTGTTATCGACTCCGTCGCAGCCCTGGTTCCCAAGACGGAACTAGATGGCGAGATTGGCGATACGCACGTCGGTTTACAGGCCCGTATGATGAGCCAGGCGATGCGAAAATTGACGGGGGCAATCTCTCGCTCAAAAACCAGCGTAATTTTCATCAACCAGATTCGTGAAAAAATCGGCGTAATGTTCGGAAGTCCGGAAACGACTCCGGGTGGCCGGGCACTGAAATTCTACAGTACATGTCGTATTGATCTCCGTAGAGTCAGCACCTTGAAGGATGGCGACGCAACTGCCGGTATCCGCATGAAAGCGAAGATCGTCAAAAATAAGGTCGCGCCCCCCTTCCGCGTGACTGAGTTCGATATGCTTGTCACCAGCGGTATCAGTTACGAGGGTGATATCATCGACATGGCGGTCGAAGATCGTATTATCAAACAGAGTGGTAGCTGGTTCAGCTACGGCGAAACTCGACTGGGACAAGGTCGCGATCGAGTCCGGGAGTTCCTCAAGGAGAATCCAGAAACAACCGAGGAAATCAGACAGCTGATTCTCGAATTTCGTGGATTTGCTGCCCCTGCAGAGGGAGCTGAGGGGGATTCGGAAGAGGCTACAACTGAAGAAGCCAGTTCTAAGTAG
- a CDS encoding dihydrodipicolinate synthase family protein, with the protein MAERLQGIFTPNLVPLDSKGDINEEVLRKYVDWLIEKGVHGLYPNGSTGEFTRFTFEERKRIVSIIADQTRGRVPILAGAAEANVKETLKACEYYAELGVRAVAIVAPFYYKLGPEAVFAYFREIGRNTPVDVTLYNIPMFASPIDVPTVQRLADECERITAIKDSSGELPHMIRMIQAVRPNRPDFAFLTGWDAALMPMILVGCDGGTNASSGVVPEITRKLYDLTLAGKLDDARKIQYDLVTLFDTMLYSAEFPDGFREAVKLRGFDMGHGRQPRSEHQEQDLSILRRTLQCSLADHGFTQEPIGGCPVGEGSADETADVRNIVMTVVSELQKKGML; encoded by the coding sequence ATGGCTGAACGTCTCCAGGGAATTTTCACTCCGAATCTGGTTCCGCTCGACAGCAAGGGTGATATCAACGAAGAAGTACTGCGAAAGTACGTCGACTGGTTGATCGAAAAAGGGGTCCATGGCCTGTACCCCAACGGCTCGACAGGGGAATTCACTCGTTTTACTTTCGAAGAACGAAAACGAATCGTCAGCATCATTGCCGATCAGACACGGGGCAGGGTTCCCATTCTGGCGGGAGCTGCCGAGGCAAATGTTAAAGAAACACTCAAAGCGTGTGAATATTACGCGGAACTTGGTGTGCGGGCCGTCGCCATTGTCGCCCCGTTTTATTACAAGCTTGGACCGGAAGCCGTTTTCGCTTACTTCCGAGAGATAGGCCGGAATACTCCCGTCGATGTGACCTTGTACAACATTCCGATGTTCGCCAGCCCGATCGATGTCCCCACTGTTCAACGATTGGCTGACGAATGCGAACGAATCACAGCCATCAAAGATAGTTCGGGCGAACTTCCACACATGATTCGAATGATCCAGGCAGTGCGTCCCAATCGGCCGGACTTCGCCTTTCTGACAGGTTGGGATGCGGCATTGATGCCGATGATCCTGGTCGGTTGTGACGGAGGAACCAACGCGAGTTCCGGAGTTGTTCCCGAAATCACTCGTAAGCTGTACGACTTGACGCTCGCCGGCAAACTGGATGATGCCCGCAAAATTCAATACGACCTTGTCACTTTATTCGACACCATGCTTTACTCAGCCGAATTCCCCGATGGCTTCCGAGAAGCGGTAAAACTGCGTGGATTCGACATGGGACATGGGCGCCAGCCACGATCAGAACACCAAGAGCAAGACCTCAGCATTTTGCGACGGACATTGCAGTGCTCTCTGGCCGATCACGGTTTTACGCAGGAGCCCATTGGCGGATGCCCGGTCGGAGAAGGCTCTGCTGATGAGACCGCCGACGTTCGAAACATTGTCATGACCGTCGTGTCAGAGTTACAGAAAAAAGGAATGCTGTAA